The window GTAAGTGAAACTTTATTTTGTCATAAGGAGTGCCTTGTTCAAATTTCTAACTACTTTTCTCCAGTTCTTTTCAAGTTTAGTAATTTAACTCATGAACTCTTTAGGCCATTTAATATTTTAGTTATAAATAAGTGATGCTAGTATTTGTGAGGCATGCCTTGGTTATTCTGAAGTCTTCGGGTTCTTCTATAGTCTCCTTAGTTCGCTTATCTTAGCTCGTTGCTATGTGTTTAGGTTTATGTGGCGAAAAATGGGCAGGAATTGACTGGGCAAATTGCTTATAGACAGTATAAAAGGGTATATTCCATTCTTCTAATCATCTTTTCAACTTGCTTATAGATGATGTGTGCAGATGCATTTGCCATTTTGCTAATCTGATTACATCCATTGTGGTAACAGGATAGCGGAAAGGGATTCAAAAATACAAAGAAGAAAACAGCTGCCAAGAAGAAAACTGCCTCCAGAAAACCTGCTGCAAAAAAATGATTCACTAGTTATTCATATTCCTGTTTTCACCATGTAAGGCCAAGATGATTTTGTATAGATATATAGTGCTTCGGTTTTCCATGGATTTATTTGTAATAAAATAAGTTCAAACCAATTAATCATAAAGTGATTAAATTCTTTCTTATAGTACccaatacatttaataatagTACATTTCCTAATACACAACTTTAAATGAGAACAACTATAAAATGACTAAAATGTACTCCTTTTGTCGCataaaattagttttattttttcaaagtttttatttttatgagacgagGGAATACGAAATATTGCCTTGATATGCCTTGGTACTTATGTAATAATATTGACCAAAATCACGTCATGTTATAGGTTATTAACTAAATTAATTTGCATTTGATGGATATCCACCAttatcaacacaacatcaaccgttggCATTGTGATGGTATTtttttgctattattttgtcatctattgacattttttaacaGTCCAAGTcttagtttggagtttgtataatttttagagtttgcatttaatTACATCTTTATCCTCCCATTCCTTTTCTCATTTTCTCCTTTTCATCTCATTCTTTCTTAGTATAAATCATAGTTCAACAAgtgaaatgatttaatttagtataatACGTCATCATTTTGCCATGTAAAATATGATGTTTTAGTTGACGTTCAATAATGTCAtatcttataaaaaaaatcaaatatataagTATCTTGGTTAGTTgtagaattaaaataaatcgATAATTTGGTTCCAAAGTCAGATCCAATCAATAAGTCTATAATTTatgataaaattttaaactttgatatccaaaaccaaaatataactattttttaataaagtaattAAAACATTCATTGGCACGTTTTTACACGTGTCATTTGATCATTGCACTGCATAATGTAAATGTGGGGTAATCGAGGtcaaaattaattcaattaatttctcAAAAAGCTCATCCAGggtttaaataaaattaataaattctgAAGTATAGTTCAGCTTCGTTATTATTTCTCAATAATCAATAATTTCGACTTAGAAAATCCTCACCACGGCTTCAAGGTAGTGTTTTCTCACTATTTTAATCTtcatttttcttgaattttagCGCAATTATCTATTCTCTTTACACGCTTATCTTGGAGCTCATTTGTTACAGCATTGAATTCATGTTGAATCGCCATATTATTTGGTGCAACTGCTGTTGGTCTTGATCTTgttgtttgtttaaattttatttgaaaaaatgaatttgtttgTTTCGCGATTTTATGgagaatttttaaattaattttttctgcgactgtacaaattattttttctcagaAGAAGAAATTGCAAATTCGGTTCATATTCTCTGCTTATATCTATAAATTAAGTAATAAGAGATTAATCTCACCAAATTAATTTTCGTTTCTTATACTTTCTGGCTGCATTCAGTGCAGAAGAGTGAAAAATGATGGCAATTTATAGCTAATCTGGTGAGAGATTCTCAGGGATATGTTGTCAGATCCAATTTAAATCTGTTGTTTTTTTAGCAATGTTTACAAGTTGGATTGAATGTTAGTTGAAAATATGTGTGACttgatttttttagaaattaagtatgatgTATAGGATGAAGACTATGTCAGTGGAGGTCCTACAGTAGTAATATGGAATTCTCATTGAATAAGTAGAGAAAAGAATCTTTGTGGAAACAAGGTTAGGTTAGGCATATACAAATTTTGTCTCTTGCTATACAAAAATTGAGATAGGTATTTTTCAACATCAGGCAAACTGccctaattattattttatatatttataattttgatcaAATACATGTAGGTGATGTTGCTGTTGGGGACAactgttaaattttttttgcctTATGCTATGCTTGCCTTTGGAGCTAATTGTGAGTTATTTTGCATAATCTACTGAGCATCATTGCTGTGTGTATTGAGTTCATTACTTCTGTTGAATACTGTAGTATTTATAGTTGCACTTTCATGGAGCTTTCTTCCTGTGGAAATTGGAAATTGTTCTTTGCTATAGTCCAAACATAAGTTGTTCCTatcttattgttatttttaattaattaagaacTACATAAGAGGTGCAATTACTATGAAAATCTACCATGGGGGCtttttttatcttgttttaCATGCCAGTATGTCAGAAAAGTGGAATATTCTGGAGAACTATGTGAAACTATTTGAATATTTTGGAAATTTAGTAATCCAAATGTGTCATGAAAAAAAGTACTATGTAACAGCCAAACTTTCCCATCTTGTAGAGTCTTTCCTTAGGTCATCCCATGTATATTCTGCAGTTGAGTACATCTTTCTCTGCTCTTATAATTTATTAGTAAATCTTATGAATTTCTTAATTCATGATTGTTTGTGTTACCATCTACATTGGCTTTAGTTTACCCTggtctttcttttttttttttgaagtgatttttttatttgttccctTTTTGAACCTTCCCAGTttagtttattttctcttaacATCTTTTTAAAGGTTGAAACTTACCATCATATTTCTATATAAgtgatttaatattattaattttggcCTTCTGATAGTATTTGATTGTTCTATAACATTATTAATATCGATCTAGAATGCATACTAGAAAATAAGGCCTACTCTATCATCTAAcataaagaaaatagaaaatgctACACATCCATTCTTATCAAATTGTGATTTTAACATTTCTCTTGTGAATATTACTCTTTCCACAAACTAGATAAGCAATTTTTATGCCAAATTTCTTATGGTAAAAGTGCATCTGGAAGTCAGAATAAATCTATTTTCATGTCTTTTGCCTGAACATTGTTGTTAGATCTAAGCTACTTAGGTGCAGAAATTTCTGATGTCCTATGGGATATAGCTCTACTAGTTTGTGAAATTTGGCTGGGAAATGAATATATTGATGTAGAAATTAACAATTCCATGATTGTGAAGTACTCAAGTACAAATATACAATACACTTTTCATCCTGTTATGGTTCCTCTAAGGGTCTAAATGTGCCACAACACAGAAAAAAGTAGAAACTGAAAGAAGCTCTATATTGTTTATTTGTCACTCTATTTAGTTGTCTTCCAATCTTGCCAATGGCATATGAATTAAAGATTTGGCTTTTATTTTCTTGCAGGGCAAAGGACTAAATAACTAGGAAGTAAGAATACACTTCACGGTAAGGTCATAATATGAATCTAATTGATGAAGGGGAGAGCTCTGGCATGTTCGTCCAGCCAGCAAAGCGGAGACGTGGTCGTCCACGTAAATATCCAAGCTTAAAGCAAGCTGAAGCGGCTCATACGCCCAGTTCTGAAGGAGGCATAGCTTACCTTTCTCAGAGATCCGACAGAACAAAGGAAACCGAGAGTATGGTGGGCCAGTCAGTAACTGGTGTCGTTGAAGCCACTTTCGACTCTGGCTATCTGCTTACTGTTAGAATTGGCAACTCCAGTACCAAATTGAAAGGTGTTGTTTTCAAGCCAGGACATTGTGCTCCAATTACAGCACAAAACGATGTTGCCCCACATGTTCAAATGATAAAAAGAAGCGACGTccatttcaattttgaaaaccaGAGTCAGACTCCTGTGGTGCCTTCGAAACGCAAATATGCACCACCCGGAAGAGCACCTGCTGCTCCTCCAGCCAGCAGTGTGGCTCCCGTTGCACCTCAACCCATTAGTTATCCAAATGGATCTCAAGATTGCAACACTGGAGACGCTGATGTGCACATGGTTGAACCTTTGTCCATGTTACCACCGGGTCGATCCATACCAGTTGGCCAGGTTTTTGTTCCCGTGCAACCTTATCCCAACTGCCAAGTTGCCCCAGGTAGCCAGCAGCACGATAATGGCTTGTTCAATAAAGGCAACCCAACAGATATTGATGCTAAGAGCTCTTCCCAGACTTCAGATACTAAACTTGAGGAATCATTGAAATCTTCACCAGAAAACTCAGCTATCGTTTCAGAACTAGACACTGGTATTGGTAATAAGCCCTTTCCGACTGAGACGCCACATACAGAGCCTTTGTGCAATTATGGAGCTGGAAGGATGACCGAGCTTTTGAAGGTACCAAAGCAGAAAATATTAACTATACATCGTCATCTCAGATAATGAGTTTTCATGCCCATCTACTTTGTATACTAGGTTTTGCAGGAAAACTCAAAAGAGAATCTGGTGCAAGTTGGTGAACAGCCAGCTTCAGCTACACAAGTTGAGTTCGAAGATACTGTCCCGTGATGCAATAATGCTAAATTTACGCCTCGTCCTGTGATCTGTCTGACTTTGGATGCCATATTTGAGTTCAACAAAGAAGCGCAAATGGTTACCCTCATATCTGGTATATGGTGTTTAAAAACTATGAACTAGTAATTTTCTCTTCCTCTGGATTTAGGAGGGTTTTATTTTCTCCTTCATTGCTATAGATACAAATAGATATGGACTCCATTAGGGTGCAGTTAAATTTATCAAGTTTTGATTTTAATATATGTTGAGGCACACACTATAGTGTATTTGCTCTTAATTAAATCTTATAAatcatataaataattataattggtTTGGGTGTATCATACATCTATTCAGATTTTGTCAGATTATAGGCTCTGAAGCCTCAGCTACACATCAACTGAGGTTTGCAATATAATGAAATTCATCAATTGCACAAAAATGTAGTTTTGCTATTGCCACGAACAAAAAAGaatgtataaataatttaatcaaTTACTGTTACACAAAATAATTCATCAAGCCGAATGTTTTGAAGCTCATTATGGAAGGAACAGCCAACACCTCTAGAACAAAAAACAGAATCACACAATAATTAgacaaaaatttcaaattacaaaGTAAAAATGTCTCTAATCTCTCAAAAAACCAAAGTAAACATATATattgatgaaaaaaaatgaaagtgaatTTTGTATtaacttgaagaagactaaactaTATGTCAAAATTTCATGAAAAAGGAACGATTTCAAGCAAACTTGGTACTGAAGAAGCCATTGGGCCCTGGAACTGCAATTGGCCGCAATACGGGATACAGAGGCTGTGAAATCGGAATTGAACTTGGTAGAATAAAAGGCTGGGGTACATTTGCCATAATCGGGGGAATCATGCATAGCTGCAGCGCCTGAGCCGGATCATTTCCTATGAAGACAACACAACCTCTTTGGTTAAGCGCCCCATATACTAAACACAAACAGATGTATAGCTACTTCTATCTCCAAGTAAAAATACCATAACTAACGAGCATGACACTCGTACCATTTTTGTTTTAACCACATTCAACAggattgttggaaatttttaCTAATCAAAATCTATCATAAATAATTGAGCTAAAATATGAGATGATAACTTATATTATTTTCCAGCATAATGCATTTTTTTCACGAGCCCATGGGATGATCCTCAAGGTCAAAGTATTAATACTAAAACACAACACCTGCAGGCTCTATTAGTGCAAAACAAGAAACTTAACCAgcagaatgatagtttttcatAGATTAAGCAACCCGTGAAAGAAACCATTTGAATTCAATCTTTTCATTTTCAATCACTTTTGGCTTCTAATATTGTGCTAATAACTTCTCTCATACAGCCACATGCATACCATGATTTTTAGGAGGATGCACTTGATGCAGGGACGGTACAGGCTGCATAGCTGCTGGAGAGAACCCAGATGCACTCTGTACAACATCCTGTTTGTTTTTATAGCAGCGAAGTATCAGTAAAATTCACATTGGCTACTGTATAATCAAAACTACCCCCAAGAAAGTGAAAGAAACTAAGAATGAAAAGTAGATATAAAACATCATCTTACACTAGAAACAGGATGCATACAAGCAAGAGGCCCTCTTCCAAGCATAACCTGAGAATGTTAATTGATTGAAAAGATTAAATGACTTTTGCAAAGTAAGTTCTTTACTAATACGATGGTATAACACAGTATGACTCTTAAGTACCCCCTGGCATACATTTTGCACGTTTGGATGGCCATAGGCATAGCTTGTTTGTAAATTCTGATATTGTCCTGTAAATCTAACAGGTTGTGTTCTGTTCACCACTTGTCCAATAACCTGGACATACAATAATGCTAAGTACAAGAGAAACTATAGCTTCAGTTGACAGAAAACGCAAATGCCCTTAAATTCTAAACGAGCTTCCCAACCATCCTTTAGCAATCCATTGACAGAAAGTTACCTTTGGGaggtatgtgatttaaaatagCAGCAATCGACATATTATACTATTGAAGGATCTGAATTCGTATGATATAGGACAGAAACAAATGGAACTGTCACTCACAGGTTGAACATATGGTGCATCATTGCTGCCATGCCCATAGGTAACATTATTATGTGGTACAAACTTAACAGGCACAGAGGAATGATCAAATGAATATCCATCAACATCTTCACGTGCACTTGCCATTGGTGTCAATGTGTAGCTTCTTGTCATGTAAAAATCAGTAGCTCCATTAGGTAATGCAGGAGTCGTCACTGTTCTATGTTGCATCATCGATGGGCAGAACATTTTAGCTCCAGGATTGAGCTTTGATTCCTGAGAAggaaaataaatataagaattGTAACAACAGGGCTGTGAACAatatgatatttaaaaatacatCCACAATATGGAAACAGTTTCCCAGCACACTTATCCCATAGGCAAGTATCGACATAATCAACCCAGATTAGAGTAATTATTCTTAATAGGAACGAAACTCCAAATTTTGAATGTAGTCATGCACAGGCATCCAGAGTACCTTAGCATCTCTTTTGACACTTGAACCTTTTGGAGGGACCAAGAGGAAGGGATTCGATGCTGCACTGAGGCATGAGTCTGATTTTACATTGATAGTGGGAGTTGAAGCAACAGAGTGCTTTGGTTGGAACACAGCTGACGCAGTCCGATTCGTGGTAGCCTTCTCTTGATTCTGATCCTCAAGTGCGCGAGGACGGCCGGTAGACACTTCTTGCAATTCAAGGCACGTGACACCCTCTTGAACACGGATGGCAGCTGATTGAGCTTCACAACTGGTGACTTCATAGAAAATAAAACAGATTTAAAATCTCCTTAGTTACAACTTAGGGAAACAGAACCTTACAAATATAAAGGCTATATGTGTATGAGCAGGATGATTAATTGAAGTAGCACCGTAGCAGGCATGAATTGGTTTTGCTAATTATTAGGGAAGATGTCTGCTGTATCAGACAATTCGCGATATCGTATTAGAGTAGTCACTACCTAGCATCATGTTTTTTGCTTACTATCAACCATCAACCACCAAATATATTGGTGTCTCAACAGTTAACTAATTATGTTGAGTTTTCATAAAAcatattttgatatgaattttatcaGAGCTTTGATGTGGTACTATGACTAATTTCCAAATAGGGAAAGGAATGTAATAGACATGATCTTGTTATGAATCAGGGTATTATGATGTTTAAGACTAAATTTGTGAGGAAGTAATAACTTATGTTATTTTAGCACTTTAGAGGATGCTGCATAAGTTGGAAGACCTATAATAATTTATAAGCTTCACTGTCAAGAGTCTAATAATTTAAAACTAAGGGGAAATGATTGAACAAACATAttctcaaaaaataaaaaaaggagaaaTGAAAGATTGCATTGAAACAAACATATAGAAGAACAGGTTGTGCATCtaaaaatacatatttaataaGTCCTCTTTGTTATTGGATCTGTCTGTAGAGGAGCTATCTATCAATCTAATTCAAGAGGGAGCAAGAAGAAAACTCACTTGGCTCTTGAGCTTCATCATTCTGCCAAACCAAAAGTAAGattctttaaaaaattatttgaaggGAAACCTATATGCTAATAATATACATTAACATACTATTCTGAGTGTTCGCTTCTCTTGAAACTTGAGGGGATTTAGGAAATCTCTCTGTGTTTCTTGTGAACCATTCTCAACATGCCTGTCAACAGTAACCCACAAGATGATTGAAAATGACACGAAGAAGGATTTTGGCCAAACAAAATTGACCTAAaagataaaataacaaaatggaaaaggaaataaaaaatgtatagAAACTACTACATAATTGAAGAGAAAGTAATGAAAATAGTACTGGGAAACACAAGAACCATGAAAGTTCAAGAAAAATATCTAAGGCTGCTCTTATTTAGTTAAACATGTCAATATCTACTTAATACTAAAGTTGGAACTAGGAGCATCAAGACTCTATAACATTTAGCGATATCATCAAAAACAGCAGAAACAGAAAATGCAGAGAAAATGTAGATTGCCAACAGAGCACAATAAAGCTGAAGTGTCTACCTTCCATCATCAAAAACAGTGTCGGGGTTTGAGTCCTCATGATTCGCTTTTGACTGATTTGTTTTTACCACTTCTGCATCCATTTCCAAGCATTCGGTATAGCCTGTAGCAGCCTCGATGTCCTCCCCCCCAATATGTCCTTTCATTCCATCAGAAGGAAGTACAACTCCCTGGAAATCAGCGAACATTTATTAGTATCTGAAGTTCTTCTCATAACGTAAGCACAAAACTCCAGAATATAGAAACGCACAAGCAACCTGCCTTTGCTACAATTTGGACAAGATCTTCAAACTGAACTACAAGCGTTTCTACGACTGTTCCATTAAATACATTGCCCTCTAGTCTACCCTTCTTGATCATCCTTGCTTTCTTCAACACAATTGCTAAAACAACCACAACTCaatcaattaaacaaaagaGAGACATTAACACATAAACAGAacacattttcataaaaactaaGCAATTCCACTTAAATCATAGGCGAGTCGAAATccaaaaattgatttatttcccCCCAAATATGACAAGCATGCAATAAATAAAACAGGAAACCGAGCTAGTGAGATCGAATCAAAGTTCATACACCAAAATTATCAATCAATAAACAGTAAAACAGGTACAATTCCTCGCCTCTAAAtaggaattttcgaaaattcatGAAAATTCAACATTGTGAAAAGCATACCATAGTCATTGTCAACAGAGGCGGTGTGGAAGATTCCAGAATAAACAGAACCGTCTCTGGCGTGGACGTCAACGGACATCCCAATGATGCACATAGTGGTAAACAGCAAGGCATCCCcgagcgccgccgccgccgccgcgtcATTTCTGTTTTTTCCTTCCTCTCTTAAATTCCTCTTTCTGCAGGCCATTCTACACGATTggattaattgattaattgattGTGGATTGATTATTAGGAGCAGTGATGAGAGAGTGAGTTTGAATGATGGCAGTGAGGAGATCTGAGAGAGTTGCAGCTGCGGTAGCTTTCTTTGATTTGGAATTTACTGTGTAATAGAGACTGCTGGCAATTTCTgctttaagagcatctccaatggcggacgtccggtcggacttGCGCGACGGACGATCgagacgtccgccattatggcaggggaggtcggatacggacgttccgtgaggacgtcggttgtcctcggacgtcggcgcgacgggcgggcggacgtccgccattgtggcgtgggtcggacgtccgggtcggacgtccgattttttaatttttttttaatttttttaaactctatatatacggctcgttgaattttatttcattcgcgttgttaatttttttaaatgaagttgttaatttttcccgttcgtattcgtgttaaaattttatttccgtaaacgtaaattgttttatttgtgaatttgtgattttttttattgtgggaagggcgatgggaaggacggattgtgaaggggatgtcctagtgacgtggcagtgggataggaagtcctagtgacgtggcgggaggtgttttcgggatgtcctagtggatgtccgagtgggacatccgccaactggagatgctctaagcttttataccttttttttttttttctgtttatagcttttactatattttttttctattttccaatttttttacaACAGATTTTTTGGTAAAATAGGTTAATTTCGAACCAACGATTTTGCCTAGAATTGGATTAGTTGATTGATACTCCGtggttttttaaaaatagcaactattttcatttgggactgttccttaaaaatagaaactttagaatcttttctatttcaatttacTAACTCTACCTTcactacattttttttctttctctctcttactttactcaattttcttttctttatcttactttatcaattctttgtaggaatatttattcttatatgtgacctatgtaaagattggtttaatattaaagATCAAGTTCAAATGTGTCAATGGGATTCTAATATTAAAGACGACaccgtgatggatcggtttcgattaaagaattagaatcgggtgtattgataaccctcctCTCCTACCTCTAATTATAATGTTATAATATAATATctatattatatacaaaaagaataaatatatgtatgtataaattaATAGATTATATATGTGTTGTCGTACATTCATTAAGTACATGCATTATGGCAGTTAATTGTGAATTAAGTGTAATATATGTATAAGTATTGCATGTACATGAATGTATATAGACGTACAGTAGTGTAATGTGAGGAATCAATTCTAATCAGTTTCAAAACTGATTCTACCGAAGAGGTGCGTCGATTTCCATATTAGATCAATATAGTTTCCAAATGGAAAGACACCTCCGTTGGTCCCTTCACGAAGAGTCACTTCTCGCCTATATAAAGAGATGGTCTGTGCATGAAAAAGACACACCAACAAATGCTTACAAATAGTCGGCAtttatacacacatatatatatttatacatagaTATATACAAAGGTGGTCTTGATTCTTGATCCATTGAAGGAATCAAATAGAAGGCTTGAGGTCAAGGAGAGGATAAACATCAATAGCAGCTTAAGGGGAAACATCAAATAGTGGATCCAACCCTACATCAAATTAATAagcatggatggaggttggtgatTTTATCCCCACTTTATAGTGtgttaatttggttgaattaattcaaatctagaATGTGATTTCGGTATAGAGATCAGTAAAGAATGGCTaacagttggtatcagagccaatctagatttggttaattcaccatttatgtgatttcaaaattgaaatttgaatggTTTTGGATTTTTCGATTTTGGTTAATATGCTTCCGCTTGTGTGTTGGGTAATTGTTTTATGAAATGTTAAAAACAATATAAGGATATTCTACCCATTAAAGatttcaatatttaaataatatataactTGTTTATCACCAAAGTGGTCTTGTtatattgcatttatttattgatCATGTTTAAATTATTGATCATGATTAAAGGATGCTAAATGACATAAAAGTTGATTGATCAATAACTTTATTAGCTATATACTTGGAGATCACCCAAAGGTGGATCATTGTATGTATGTTAATAAAACGAAAAGGATTAATCTTGTCTACAGTATCACATGTAGTATGTATACCCAAAGGCAACATGCTTATTTGATATGTGTATGATGTGAttgatcattaaaatatattctagCATCACATGAAAGTATATATGTTTAAGTATTGCCCAAAGGTTGCTTGAATACATGTTATTACAGTTATCTGAATTGGTGTTTAAAGTTCAAAGCTCTAATTGTAAGCATTGTTGCAGCTTCGTCTAATATATATGCATCTGCAAACTCTGTCGTAAAATTCAATGGGCAGAACTATGGTGAATGGTCAGAACAGATCCGGTTTTCACTGGGTGTTATGTCACTTGACCATGCCATACTTACGGAAGATGAGCCTACAGCCATTACGGAAGAGAGCTCCGAAACGGACAAATCTCGTTATGAGACTTGGGAGCGCTCCAACAGGCTAAGTCTCAATCTTATGAGGATGACGATGGCAGAAAGTTTCAAGCCATCTATGCCTAAGACAGAGAGTGCAAGGGAATTTATTGAAAAGATAAAGGAGTGTTCACAATCGGAATTGGCCGACAAGTCAATTGTGGGGAGCCTAATGAGTGAGCTCACTACAAGAAAGTTTGACTGGTCTAAGCCGATTCACGATCATGTAACACACATGTCAAACTTGGCAGCAAGGCTCACGACCTTAGGAATGGAGGTTCATGAACAGTTCTTGGTTCAATTCATCATAAACTCTCTTCCTATTGAATTTGGCCAGTTCCAGGTGAATTATAACACCATAAAAGATAAATGGGACCTTAAAGAACTAAAGGCCATGTTAGTTCAAGAGGAAGGGAGACTAAAGAAGATGGGTGACCAAGTTGTGAATCTAATGGGTCATGGAGGAGCAAGCACCAGTAAGGTAAAGGCAAGTAAAAAGGACAAACGTAAAGAGTCTTCTTTTCCTAAAGGCCCGAAAAGAAGATCCAAAAGGAAAGGAAGTGTTTCTTCTGTAGAGAACCGGGACACTTCAAGAAGGATTGTCCAAAAAGGAAGGCATGGTTCGATAAGAAAGGTAAACATAATAGTTTCGTTTGCTTTGAGTCAAATCTTATTGAAGTGCCTAATAATACTTGGTGGTTAGATTCTGGTGCTACTACTCATGTGTCTCACATTGAACAGGGATTCAGTACGATCCAACCTATAAAAGGAAGTGAACAATACTTGTTCATGGGGAACAGGATGAAGGCACAAATTAAAGGCGTCGGGACCTATAGACTGATCTTGGACACGGGATGTCATATAGATCTTAAGGAATGTCTCTATGTACCAGATTGTGCTAGAAATCTTGTATCTGTTAGTAGGTTGGATAGATTAGGATTTAAAATCAAGTTTGTAAATAGTGTATTTACATTGTACAGAAATGATTACTTCTATGGAAGTGGTACTTTGTTTGATTCACTCTACAGTTTCAATCTTGATGCAAAATTTTCTGAATCATTGTTTAATGTTGAAAGTAGAGGCATAAAACGTAGTATGTCAAGTGAAAATTCGGCTTTCTTGTGGCATCAAAGACTAGGTCACATATCCAAGGAAAGGATGATGAGGTTGGTAAAGAATGATATTCTTCCTCAATTGGATTTTAGTGATCTAGATATGTGTATAGATTGCATAAAAGGGAAGCAAACTAAACACATAGTAAAGAAACAAGCCACAAG of the Salvia splendens isolate huo1 unplaced genomic scaffold, SspV2 ctg177, whole genome shotgun sequence genome contains:
- the LOC121789223 gene encoding uncharacterized protein LOC121789223 isoform X3; protein product: MPCCLPLCASLGCPLTSTPETVLFILESSTPPLLTMTMGVVLPSDGMKGHIGGEDIEAATGYTECLEMDAEVVKTNQSKANHEDSNPDTVFDDGRHVENGSQETQRDFLNPLKFQEKRTLRINDEAQEPITSCEAQSAAIRVQEGVTCLELQEVSTGRPRALEDQNQEKATTNRTASAVFQPKHSVASTPTINVKSDSCLSAASNPFLLVPPKGSSVKRDAKESKLNPGAKMFCPSMMQHRTVTTPALPNGATDFYMTRSYTLTPMASAREDVDGYSFDHSSVPVKFVPHNNVTYGHGSNDAPYVQPVIGQVVNRTQPVRFTGQYQNLQTSYAYGHPNVQNVCQGVMLGRGPLACMHPVSSDVVQSASGFSPAAMQPVPSLHQVHPPKNHGNDPAQALQLCMIPPIMANVPQPFILPSSIPISQPLYPVLRPIAVPGPNGFFSTKFA
- the LOC121789223 gene encoding uncharacterized protein LOC121789223 isoform X1; the encoded protein is MACRKRNLREEGKNRNDAAAAAALGDALLFTTMCIIGMSVDVHARDGSVYSGIFHTASVDNDYAIVLKKARMIKKGRLEGNVFNGTVVETLVVQFEDLVQIVAKGVVLPSDGMKGHIGGEDIEAATGYTECLEMDAEVVKTNQSKANHEDSNPDTVFDDGRHVENGSQETQRDFLNPLKFQEKRTLRINDEAQEPITSCEAQSAAIRVQEGVTCLELQEVSTGRPRALEDQNQEKATTNRTASAVFQPKHSVASTPTINVKSDSCLSAASNPFLLVPPKGSSVKRDAKESKLNPGAKMFCPSMMQHRTVTTPALPNGATDFYMTRSYTLTPMASAREDVDGYSFDHSSVPVKFVPHNNVTYGHGSNDAPYVQPVIGQVVNRTQPVRFTGQYQNLQTSYAYGHPNVQNVCQGVMLGRGPLACMHPVSSDVVQSASGFSPAAMQPVPSLHQVHPPKNHGNDPAQALQLCMIPPIMANVPQPFILPSSIPISQPLYPVLRPIAVPGPNGFFSTKFA
- the LOC121789223 gene encoding uncharacterized protein LOC121789223 isoform X2; the encoded protein is MACRKRNLREEGKNRNDAAAAAALGDALLFTTMCIIGMSVDVHARDGSVYSGIFHTASVDNDYAIVLKKARMIKKGRLEGNVFNGTVVETLVVQFEDLVQIVAKGVVLPSDGMKGHIGGEDIEAATGYTECLEMDAEVVKTNQSKANHEDSNPDTVFDDGRHVENGSQETQRDFLNPLKFQEKRTLRINDEAQEPITSCEAQSAAIRVQEGVTCLELQEVSTGRPRALEDQNQEKATTNRTASAVFQPKHSVASTPTINVKSDSCLSAASNPFLLVPPKGSSVKRDAKESKLNPGAKMFCPSMMQHRTVTTPALPNGATDFYMTRSYTLTPMASAREDVDGYSFDHSSVPVKFVPHNNVTYGHGSNDAPYVQPVIGQVVNRTQPVRFTGQYQNLQTSYAYGHPNVQNVMLGRGPLACMHPVSSDVVQSASGFSPAAMQPVPSLHQVHPPKNHGNDPAQALQLCMIPPIMANVPQPFILPSSIPISQPLYPVLRPIAVPGPNGFFSTKFA
- the LOC121789224 gene encoding uncharacterized protein LOC121789224 yields the protein MNLIDEGESSGMFVQPAKRRRGRPRKYPSLKQAEAAHTPSSEGGIAYLSQRSDRTKETESMVGQSVTGVVEATFDSGYLLTVRIGNSSTKLKGVVFKPGHCAPITAQNDVAPHVQMIKRSDVHFNFENQSQTPVVPSKRKYAPPGRAPAAPPASSVAPVAPQPISYPNGSQDCNTGDADVHMVEPLSMLPPGRSIPVGQVFVPVQPYPNCQVAPGSQQHDNGLFNKGNPTDIDAKSSSQTSDTKLEESLKSSPENSAIVSELDTGIGNKPFPTETPHTEPLCNYGAGRMTELLKVLQENSKENLVQVGEQPASATQVEFEDTVP